One genomic window of Solanum stenotomum isolate F172 chromosome 9, ASM1918654v1, whole genome shotgun sequence includes the following:
- the LOC125877573 gene encoding uncharacterized protein LOC125877573, with amino-acid sequence MEVGWGSSKKEKEDGKFNEEEEEKGDAVVIEAANLKRKKEGLLYCFLSSPFFSFLAYTPEMSIVVFPEDPTTKNKRLKFEERQAIADWLLKESKEGKLKYGSLKQASILFNKSRRTISRIWKQCKSSVDNGTPLDVSSKLVGRVGRKRVEVDINQVKEIPLCRRTNIRSLAFAMNMAKSTVFRRIKDGTIRTHTNSIKPQLTEQNKKVRLEFCFSMLDQSTIQTNPKFVNMFNYVHIDEKWFFLSKKSERYYLLPEEHEPDPYRSCKSKNFIPKVMFMAVVARPRFDENGIELFSGKIGIFPFVVKEPAKRNSKNRTAGTLETKPILSVTKDITRACLIEKVLPAIRSKWPASDSNIPICIQQDNARPHIGVNDLEFVEAAQKDGFDIKLCFQPPNSPDLNALDLGFFRAIQSLQYQKAPSNVDELVEAVERSFDEMKVEQLNHVFLTLQSCMIEVMKDNGGNNYKVPHLNKNRLEREDNLPLQLCCDIGIVNHVSTLLQQ; translated from the coding sequence GACTATTGTATTGTTTTCTTTCATCTCCTTTTTTTTCGTTTCTTGCTTATACTCCAGAAATGAGTATAGTTGTATTTCCGGAAGATCCAACCACTAAAAACAAGCgattaaaatttgaagaacgTCAAGCCATTGCAGATTGGCTTTTGAAAGAAAGCAAGGAAGGAAAACTCAAATATGGATCTTTAAAACAAGCTAGTATTTTGTTCAACAAATCAAGAAGAACTATTTCACGCATTTGGAAGCAATGTAAATCATCTGTTGATAATGGTACACCGTTGGATGTGTCTTCGAAACTTGTAGGCAGAGTTGGAAGAAAACGGGTGGAAGTTGACATTAATCAAGTTAAAGAAATTCCACTTTGTCGTCGAACAAATATTCGATCTCTGGCTTTTGCGATGAACATGGCAAAATCAACTGTCTTTCGGCGGATAAAAGATGGCACTATTCGGACACATACCAATTCCATTAAGCCTCAACTAACCGAACAAAATAAGAAGGTACGACTTGAATTTTGCTTTTCAATGCTTGATCAGAGCACAATTCAGACAAATCCGAAATTTGTGAATATGTTTAATTATGTTCACATTGACGAGAAATggttttttttatctaaaaagAGTGAAAGGTACTACCTACTTCCTGAAGAACATGAGCCTGATCCATATCGCTCTTGCAAAAGTAAAAACTTTATTCCAAAAGTTATGTTTATGGCTGTTGTTGCTCGTCCTCGATTTGATGAAAATGGAATTGAGCTATTTTCTGGAAAAATAGGTATTTTTCCATTTGTAGTTAAGGAACCAGCTAAGCGGAATAGCAAAAATCGAACAGCAGGAACTCTTGAAACAAAACCTATTCTATCAGTAACTAAAGATATCACTAGGGCTTGTTTGATTGAGAAAGTTCTTCCTGCCATTAGATCAAAATGGCCAGCTTCGGATTCAAACATTCCTATCTGTATACAACAAGATAATGCAAGACCACATATTGGTGTCAATGATTTGGAATTTGTTGAAGCTGCCCAAAAAGATGGATTCGACATTAAACTATGTTTTCAACCACCTAACAGCCCTGATTTAAATGCGTTGGACCTTGGATTTTTTAGAGCAATCCAATCTCTTCAATATCAAAAGGCTCCTTCAAATGTTGATGAATTAGTGGAAGCGGTGGAAAGATCTTTTGATGAAATGAAGGTTGAACAACTCAACCATGTATTTCTTACTTTACAATCTTGTATGATTGAGGTGATGAAAGATAATGGAGGCAACAACTACAAAGTGCCTCATTTGAACAAAAACAGATTAGAAAGAGAAGACAATCTTCCACTTCAACTTTGTTGTGATATTGGTATTGTCAATCATGTTTCAACTCTACTTCAACAATGA